From the genome of Gracilibacillus salitolerans, one region includes:
- a CDS encoding gamma-glutamyltransferase: MTNGNVYKWGSHHYLGSQIDVKILQNVGKAIHAATLKGERTIFLPQAALVTRMIDYQYAVQEAIEAPRWLYGRTCRAISNTLRLESRIPLSVQEALKRKDHDIELVESYSDIMGHAGGILINDESIKPAGSDSRSDGIALG; encoded by the coding sequence TTGACCAACGGTAATGTCTACAAATGGGGCAGTCACCACTATTTAGGTTCCCAAATAGATGTGAAAATATTGCAAAATGTTGGTAAAGCCATACATGCTGCTACACTGAAAGGAGAAAGAACAATCTTTTTACCACAGGCTGCCTTAGTAACCAGAATGATTGATTATCAATACGCTGTACAAGAAGCTATCGAAGCACCCAGGTGGCTATACGGAAGAACGTGTAGGGCTATATCAAATACACTAAGATTGGAAAGTAGAATTCCCCTATCTGTTCAGGAAGCATTGAAGAGAAAAGATCATGATATTGAGCTAGTAGAAAGTTACAGTGATATAATGGGGCACGCCGGAGGAATTTTAATCAATGATGAAAGTATAAAACCTGCTGGAAGTGACTCAAGGAGTGATGGCATTGCACTTGGTTAA
- a CDS encoding potassium channel family protein yields MAQFLLIAAIIFIIVNLIYFFRNKTYKKSYFSTALFMKLFFVLCGVTFGFALLYYALSFGETVIVHDLSTDTPVEHSFSNLLYFSGVTILAVGYGDMIPVNSARFFALIQAAIGVLLPTAYFIKALDQSRDE; encoded by the coding sequence ATGGCACAGTTTTTATTAATCGCAGCCATCATTTTTATCATAGTTAATTTAATCTACTTTTTCCGAAATAAGACCTATAAGAAAAGTTATTTTAGTACAGCTCTCTTTATGAAACTGTTTTTTGTGTTGTGCGGCGTTACATTTGGCTTCGCTCTGCTTTATTACGCTTTATCTTTCGGGGAAACAGTGATTGTGCATGATTTGTCGACTGACACTCCTGTCGAGCATAGTTTTAGCAATCTATTATATTTTAGCGGTGTCACCATCCTTGCTGTCGGGTACGGAGATATGATCCCTGTTAACTCTGCCAGGTTCTTTGCTTTAATCCAAGCAGCCATCGGCGTCTTGTTACCTACCGCTTATTTTATAAAAGCATTAGACCAATCCAGGGATGAATAA
- the yfkAB gene encoding radical SAM/CxCxxxxC motif protein YfkAB: MTFVNEVKRPITPDYDPWEAYMDVEQYGEMTLTNIEFTTTHLCNMRCAHCAVGYTLRDKDPDALPFSLLKQRLDDIPHLRTLSITGGEPMMSKKSVREYVVPLLRYAHERGVRTQINSNLTLPYSRYEAIIPYLDVLHISHNWGTPEEFAETGFANMERKPSEESRKKYFERMVENSQRLAAEGVMVSAETMLNNRTFPYLESIHDHIVEMGCARHEIHPMYPVDFASNMETLNLREMQEGIERLLNHRDESMWMLFGTLPFYPCNTNEEELALLKRLYKEKNVTVRNDPDGRSRLNVNIFSGEVIVTDFGDDEEPSLGNVQNTPLQTSYERWMESRTAKSLNCHCPAVKCLGPNILVKNTYYQDVDFTKRSANISR; this comes from the coding sequence ATGACGTTTGTAAATGAAGTAAAGCGTCCGATTACTCCAGACTATGATCCATGGGAAGCATACATGGACGTTGAACAGTATGGTGAAATGACGTTAACGAATATAGAATTTACCACTACTCATTTGTGTAATATGCGATGTGCACACTGTGCTGTCGGATACACGTTGCGTGATAAAGATCCAGATGCATTACCTTTTTCCTTGTTAAAGCAACGATTAGATGATATCCCTCATTTACGCACATTAAGTATTACTGGTGGGGAACCGATGATGTCAAAGAAATCAGTACGAGAATATGTGGTGCCGTTGCTTCGTTACGCACATGAGCGTGGCGTTCGAACACAAATTAACTCGAATCTAACATTGCCATATTCCCGATATGAAGCAATTATCCCTTATTTAGATGTACTACATATTTCACATAATTGGGGAACACCGGAGGAGTTTGCGGAAACAGGCTTTGCGAATATGGAGCGGAAGCCAAGCGAAGAGAGCCGCAAAAAGTATTTTGAACGAATGGTTGAAAATTCCCAGCGACTTGCTGCAGAAGGTGTGATGGTATCAGCGGAGACGATGTTGAACAATCGAACTTTTCCTTATTTAGAATCGATCCACGATCATATTGTAGAGATGGGATGTGCCCGTCATGAAATTCACCCGATGTATCCAGTAGATTTTGCTAGTAACATGGAAACTCTTAACTTAAGAGAGATGCAAGAAGGTATTGAGCGACTTCTGAATCATCGTGACGAATCGATGTGGATGTTATTCGGAACATTGCCATTTTATCCATGTAACACCAATGAAGAAGAGCTTGCGTTGTTAAAAAGGTTATACAAGGAGAAAAATGTTACGGTACGGAATGATCCGGATGGAAGATCCCGATTAAATGTAAACATTTTTTCTGGGGAAGTGATAGTGACGGATTTTGGTGATGATGAAGAGCCATCACTTGGCAATGTACAGAATACCCCGTTGCAAACGTCCTATGAACGCTGGATGGAATCGAGAACGGCGAAGTCATTGAACTGTCATTGTCCAGCTGTTAAATGCTTAGGACCGAATATTCTGGTTAAAAATACGTACTATCAAGATGTTGATTTTACGAAAAGATCAGCGAATATATCAAGGTAA
- a CDS encoding fatty acid desaturase, whose translation MSKQKQAKLRKDVMPYATSTTKTSMIQLFNTIPPFFLLWFLAYQSLSVSIFLSLAFSIVAAGFMVRTFIIFHDCAHQSFFKNKKWNRVIGTMTGVLTHFAFEKWKREHSIHHATSGNLDQRGTGDIWVMTVNEYEQASKWERLQYRLYRNPFVMFGLGPFSLFLYDNRFNRKDARKKERWNTYLINFLLVAIYTGIVLTLGWKAILLVQLPIAYVAGALGIWLFYVQHQFEDSYFENESEWDYVKAAVDGSSYYKLPRWLEWMTGNIGYHHVHHLAPRVPNYHLEKAHQETPPLQKATTITLKTSLESIRFRLYDEEQKTFISFKEMKSRIKKKSNISLPSTKGSQTIRP comes from the coding sequence ATGAGTAAACAAAAACAAGCGAAATTAAGAAAAGATGTAATGCCGTACGCTACATCGACAACAAAAACAAGCATGATTCAATTATTCAACACAATTCCACCATTTTTCCTATTATGGTTTTTGGCATATCAGAGTTTGTCAGTCTCCATTTTCTTGAGTCTTGCTTTTTCCATAGTAGCAGCAGGGTTTATGGTGCGAACATTCATTATTTTTCATGATTGTGCCCACCAATCCTTTTTCAAAAATAAGAAATGGAATCGTGTGATCGGAACTATGACAGGAGTTCTTACGCATTTTGCTTTTGAAAAATGGAAGAGAGAACACTCGATTCATCATGCAACAAGCGGTAATTTAGATCAACGTGGTACTGGTGACATTTGGGTTATGACAGTTAACGAATATGAACAAGCTAGTAAATGGGAAAGGTTACAATATCGTTTATACCGTAATCCTTTTGTTATGTTCGGTTTAGGTCCATTTTCGTTATTCTTATATGATAATCGCTTTAATCGTAAGGATGCTCGTAAAAAAGAGCGTTGGAATACGTATTTGATCAACTTTTTATTAGTAGCGATTTATACAGGGATCGTGTTGACATTAGGATGGAAGGCAATCTTACTTGTTCAACTACCGATAGCATATGTAGCAGGCGCTCTTGGTATTTGGTTGTTTTATGTTCAGCATCAATTTGAGGATTCTTACTTTGAGAATGAATCGGAATGGGATTATGTGAAGGCTGCAGTTGACGGAAGTTCTTATTATAAGTTGCCAAGATGGTTGGAATGGATGACAGGTAATATTGGTTATCACCATGTTCATCATTTAGCACCGAGAGTGCCGAACTATCATTTAGAGAAGGCACACCAGGAAACACCACCATTACAGAAGGCAACTACTATTACATTAAAGACAAGCTTGGAATCGATTCGTTTTCGTTTATATGATGAAGAGCAGAAGACATTTATTAGTTTTAAGGAAATGAAAAGCCGAATTAAAAAGAAATCAAATATTTCATTACCTTCGACGAAAGGTTCTCAAACGATTCGTCCCTAA
- a CDS encoding sensor histidine kinase — protein sequence MRHWYDIFPRNTGLSLYIWIIFCVLPFYFIFRSTSLWEIGAGIAATMLFFGVYWMTFNSHGPLVYIGLSIEFVIHIMMTILFGYVYFALFSAFYIGNIRSKAGFITMYVIHLVATVGAMTAGFLLNYSLFLSQIPFLIMTILGVILIPINRYNRFKQEKLEGQLEDANRKIAQLAIIEERHRIARDLHDTLGQKLSMIGLKSELSAKLVDKDPKAVRKELQDVRDTARQALKEVREMVSNMRSIRLAEEVEHAKQLLDAAEIEREITFDAECDHLPLFLENVLSMCLKEAVTNVVKHSNATSCFIYISETMQSIKLAVIDNGIGSMDNESYGNGLKGMKERLDFVNGTLDIKRRSNGFEVYISVPKVLRQIEEEEEL from the coding sequence ATGAGACATTGGTATGATATTTTCCCTCGAAATACGGGGTTAAGCTTGTATATTTGGATTATTTTTTGTGTGTTGCCTTTTTATTTTATATTTCGTTCCACTTCCTTGTGGGAGATTGGGGCTGGAATAGCGGCGACAATGTTGTTTTTTGGCGTGTACTGGATGACATTTAATTCGCATGGTCCATTGGTATACATAGGATTAAGTATTGAATTTGTGATTCATATTATGATGACGATTTTGTTTGGATATGTTTATTTTGCTTTGTTCTCCGCTTTTTATATAGGAAATATCCGGAGTAAAGCGGGGTTCATTACGATGTATGTTATTCACCTCGTCGCAACGGTTGGAGCAATGACAGCAGGGTTCTTATTAAATTATTCCTTGTTTTTAAGCCAAATACCTTTCTTAATTATGACGATTTTAGGGGTTATATTAATTCCGATAAATCGCTATAATCGATTTAAACAAGAAAAGCTAGAAGGACAGCTGGAGGATGCAAATCGAAAAATTGCTCAATTAGCGATTATTGAAGAGCGACATCGAATCGCAAGAGATTTACACGATACTCTAGGTCAAAAATTATCGATGATTGGCTTGAAAAGTGAATTATCTGCAAAACTTGTTGACAAAGATCCTAAAGCAGTGAGGAAAGAGTTACAAGATGTCCGGGATACGGCTCGTCAAGCATTGAAAGAAGTTCGTGAAATGGTTTCAAATATGAGAAGTATCCGGTTAGCGGAAGAAGTGGAACATGCCAAGCAGTTACTGGACGCCGCAGAGATTGAGAGAGAAATTACATTCGATGCGGAATGCGACCATCTTCCGCTTTTTTTAGAAAATGTGTTAAGCATGTGTTTAAAAGAGGCAGTAACTAATGTAGTGAAGCATAGCAACGCTACTTCTTGCTTCATTTACATTTCAGAAACGATGCAATCCATAAAACTTGCCGTGATCGATAATGGTATCGGTAGTATGGATAACGAGAGTTATGGAAATGGGTTAAAAGGAATGAAAGAGCGACTGGATTTTGTCAACGGAACGCTGGATATTAAGAGAAGAAGCAATGGTTTTGAAGTGTATATATCTGTTCCAAAAGTTTTGAGGCAGATAGAAGAGGAGGAAGAGCTGTGA
- a CDS encoding response regulator transcription factor — protein MIRIVLAEDQQLLLGALGALLDLEEDMEVVGKANNGEEVLALVKKEMPDICLMDIEMPVMTGLDAAEQLRNHSCKVVILTTFARPGYFERAKNAGVSGYMLKDSPSEDLVHSIRQIMRGKRVYSPELIDLAFSEENPLTNREIEVMKLLAEGRTTKSIAKELFLSNGTVRNYISIILDKLEVDNRIEAIAKVNEKGWLK, from the coding sequence GTGATCCGAATTGTGCTTGCTGAAGATCAACAGTTGTTATTAGGTGCGCTTGGGGCTTTATTAGATTTAGAGGAAGATATGGAAGTAGTAGGAAAAGCAAATAATGGTGAAGAAGTATTAGCCTTAGTGAAAAAAGAAATGCCAGATATTTGCTTAATGGACATTGAAATGCCAGTGATGACCGGACTCGATGCAGCCGAACAGTTGCGAAACCACTCTTGCAAAGTGGTTATCCTTACGACTTTCGCTAGGCCGGGATATTTTGAAAGGGCCAAAAATGCCGGTGTCAGTGGTTATATGTTAAAGGATAGCCCTAGTGAAGATTTAGTACATTCGATTCGCCAGATCATGAGAGGAAAACGAGTTTATTCTCCGGAATTAATTGATCTAGCCTTTTCGGAAGAAAACCCTCTAACTAACAGAGAAATTGAAGTGATGAAATTATTAGCGGAAGGAAGAACGACCAAAAGTATTGCGAAAGAACTTTTTTTATCAAATGGAACGGTTCGGAATTATATATCGATTATTCTAGATAAATTAGAGGTAGATAACCGTATCGAAGCGATTGCTAAAGTTAATGAAAAGGGATGGTTAAAATAG
- a CDS encoding MDR family MFS transporter, whose translation MTTSVQKRGTIVALLLAGAFIAILNQTLMITAIPPIMNEMGITANSAQWLTTIFMLVNGIMIPISAFLIDRFTTRQLFITAMSVFAVGTLVAALAPNFTMLLAGRVIQSAGAGVMLPLMQTVFLMIFPVNKRGSIMGLVGLVISFAPAIGPSLSGWITDQFSWRVLFYIILPIAIIDIVIAYFVMKNVTEISKPKLDIPSIILSSFGFGGLLYGFTSAGNNGWSSPVTIVVLTVGVISLLWFILRQLKLTHPMLEFRVFTYSIFPLTVTLGMIAFMGLIAVETLVPLYMQDSREFSAVQSGLVILPGALITGIMSPITGRIFDKVGARWLAIIGFSLMTIGSFLFTILDDKTSITYLTVVFAIRMLGISMVMMPAATAGLNQLPKKLIAHGAAMDNTLRNVSASVGTAIIVTVLTQAESIAEQSGDLYPGIAGANMAFLVLSIITLIGLILSFFIKKSRPYEEEGD comes from the coding sequence ATGACTACGTCCGTTCAAAAACGAGGAACTATCGTTGCTTTGTTATTAGCTGGAGCTTTTATTGCTATACTTAATCAAACGTTAATGATTACAGCAATTCCTCCAATTATGAATGAAATGGGAATTACTGCTAACTCAGCGCAATGGCTAACGACCATTTTTATGCTAGTGAATGGTATTATGATTCCAATCAGTGCCTTTTTAATAGATCGATTTACAACGAGACAGTTATTTATTACCGCAATGAGTGTATTTGCTGTTGGAACATTAGTGGCAGCTCTAGCTCCTAATTTTACCATGTTATTAGCTGGACGTGTGATTCAGTCAGCTGGTGCTGGTGTGATGCTACCATTAATGCAAACCGTATTTCTCATGATATTCCCTGTCAATAAACGAGGATCAATTATGGGGTTAGTAGGGTTGGTTATTTCTTTTGCTCCGGCAATTGGTCCATCATTATCAGGCTGGATTACTGACCAATTTTCTTGGCGTGTTTTATTCTATATTATTTTGCCTATTGCTATTATTGATATCGTCATAGCTTATTTTGTTATGAAAAATGTAACCGAGATTTCTAAGCCAAAGCTGGACATTCCATCGATTATCTTATCGTCTTTTGGTTTTGGTGGTCTGCTATATGGCTTTACAAGTGCGGGTAATAATGGCTGGAGTTCTCCAGTAACTATTGTTGTACTAACTGTAGGAGTTATCTCACTGCTCTGGTTTATTTTAAGACAATTGAAATTGACACACCCCATGTTAGAATTTCGTGTCTTTACCTATTCGATTTTCCCATTAACGGTAACCCTTGGTATGATTGCATTTATGGGCTTAATCGCAGTAGAAACTCTCGTTCCGTTGTATATGCAGGATTCAAGAGAGTTCTCGGCTGTACAATCGGGACTGGTTATTTTACCAGGGGCGTTAATCACCGGCATCATGTCCCCGATAACGGGAAGGATATTTGATAAAGTCGGAGCGAGATGGCTTGCAATTATAGGTTTTTCATTAATGACGATTGGCTCATTTTTATTCACAATTTTAGATGATAAAACATCCATTACTTATTTGACGGTTGTGTTTGCTATCAGAATGTTAGGTATATCAATGGTGATGATGCCGGCTGCAACTGCTGGTTTAAATCAATTACCGAAAAAACTAATTGCTCATGGTGCAGCAATGGATAACACATTGCGTAACGTGTCCGCCTCTGTTGGTACTGCAATCATCGTAACGGTACTAACGCAGGCAGAGTCAATTGCTGAACAAAGTGGTGATCTTTATCCTGGGATAGCGGGTGCTAATATGGCCTTTTTAGTCCTTTCGATTATCACCTTAATAGGGTTAATTTTATCCTTTTTTATTAAAAAAAGCAGACCATACGAAGAAGAAGGAGATTAG
- a CDS encoding MBL fold metallo-hydrolase produces the protein MDQEHIEKWKELERDFDHAIPEEVLPDIAYYRTLIVNVVMIGAPNEDWVLIDAGTRKYQERILHACEHRYGNKPPQAIILTHGHFDHIGSAKKLAKYWDVPIYIHENEMDYVTGEREYPPGDPTVGGGMISLLSTIFPTKPEHLEGLVTALPNDGTIPFLEDWKYIETPGHTPGHISLFREKDRLLIAGDAISTEKPESSIAVFFPLQHVYGPPAYFTEDWFSAEESVKKLANLEPDIIIAGHGLPMEGETMKEELRKLADNFIEQAIPKHKRH, from the coding sequence ATGGATCAAGAACATATTGAAAAGTGGAAAGAACTGGAACGTGATTTCGATCATGCCATACCGGAAGAAGTACTTCCGGATATAGCATATTATCGAACTCTAATTGTAAATGTCGTCATGATCGGCGCACCAAATGAAGATTGGGTTTTAATTGATGCGGGTACTCGAAAATATCAAGAAAGAATTCTTCATGCTTGCGAACATCGTTACGGCAACAAACCACCACAGGCAATTATATTAACACACGGGCATTTTGACCATATCGGTTCTGCGAAAAAATTGGCAAAATACTGGGATGTGCCGATTTATATCCATGAAAATGAGATGGACTATGTCACAGGAGAAAGAGAATATCCTCCAGGTGATCCAACTGTTGGAGGGGGGATGATCTCTTTGTTATCAACGATATTCCCTACCAAGCCAGAGCACTTGGAAGGTCTTGTGACAGCATTGCCTAATGATGGTACTATTCCTTTTCTAGAGGATTGGAAATACATCGAAACACCCGGGCACACCCCTGGTCATATTAGTTTGTTTCGTGAAAAGGATCGTTTATTAATTGCAGGCGATGCGATTTCAACAGAAAAACCAGAGTCATCAATAGCAGTGTTTTTTCCTCTACAACATGTATACGGACCACCTGCTTATTTTACAGAAGACTGGTTTAGCGCTGAGGAATCTGTCAAAAAGCTGGCAAATTTAGAACCCGATATCATAATCGCTGGTCACGGTTTACCGATGGAAGGCGAGACAATGAAAGAAGAACTGAGAAAATTGGCAGACAACTTTATCGAACAAGCAATCCCTAAGCACAAGCGACATTAG
- the sfnG gene encoding dimethylsulfone monooxygenase SfnG gives MSDLLFAYWVPNVSGGLVVSKLPQKTDWSFEANKRYAQIAEEVGFDYGLLQTRFFASYGADKQLEAITLATALGAVTKNLKLIAAVLPGLWHPAVYAKMLSTLDHVTNGRAAVNVVSGWLKDEFTAYGEKWIDHDKRYKRSEEFIRVLRAMFTEEPANFSGDYYSIQDAPMKPKPETNIPIFQGGNSQAAKEMASRVSDFYFMNGNTLEGFEKQINIVKELAEKEGREVKFAVNGFAIVRDTEEEAVQLLRDIISHKDDDAVEGFRQAVKEAGQSTKQKEGMWANSTKEDLVQYNDGFKTGLIGTPEQVADRIIELKKIGVDLVLTGHFHYEEDLRRFGEEVIPLVKQKEKELKEAGVFS, from the coding sequence ATGAGTGATTTATTATTTGCCTATTGGGTACCAAACGTAAGTGGAGGTTTAGTAGTATCAAAGTTGCCGCAAAAAACAGATTGGAGTTTTGAAGCGAATAAACGTTATGCACAAATTGCTGAGGAAGTTGGGTTTGATTATGGGTTGTTACAAACGCGTTTTTTTGCTAGTTATGGAGCGGACAAACAACTGGAAGCAATCACATTAGCGACAGCTTTAGGTGCTGTAACGAAAAACTTAAAATTAATCGCTGCTGTATTACCAGGACTGTGGCACCCAGCAGTTTACGCTAAGATGCTGTCTACACTGGATCATGTAACAAATGGCCGTGCTGCCGTAAATGTCGTAAGTGGTTGGTTGAAGGATGAATTTACTGCTTATGGTGAAAAGTGGATTGATCATGATAAGCGTTATAAACGGTCGGAAGAATTTATTCGCGTATTACGTGCGATGTTTACTGAAGAACCGGCAAACTTTAGCGGGGATTATTACTCCATTCAGGATGCACCAATGAAACCGAAGCCGGAAACTAATATTCCGATCTTCCAAGGCGGAAATTCACAAGCGGCGAAAGAAATGGCATCCCGGGTATCTGATTTCTATTTCATGAACGGTAATACATTAGAAGGTTTTGAAAAGCAAATTAACATAGTAAAAGAGTTAGCGGAAAAAGAAGGAAGAGAAGTAAAATTCGCTGTGAACGGTTTTGCCATTGTTCGAGATACAGAAGAAGAAGCTGTCCAATTATTACGTGATATCATTTCACATAAAGATGACGATGCAGTTGAAGGCTTCCGACAAGCAGTTAAAGAAGCAGGACAATCGACGAAACAAAAAGAAGGTATGTGGGCCAATTCAACAAAAGAAGATCTTGTCCAATATAATGATGGTTTTAAAACAGGTCTGATCGGTACACCAGAACAAGTGGCGGATCGTATTATTGAACTAAAGAAAATCGGTGTCGACTTGGTGTTGACAGGACACTTCCACTATGAAGAAGATCTAAGACGTTTTGGTGAAGAAGTGATTCCTTTAGTGAAACAAAAAGAAAAAGAATTGAAGGAAGCTGGTGTCTTTTCATGA
- a CDS encoding NADPH-dependent FMN reductase, translated as MSKTLLTVKEAVGHIRRHHDHVEVNLINLKEYQLDFCDGRDPSEYEGDSKKIIKEIVEADALIVGTPIYRGSIPGALKNVFDLIPNTALKGKVLAFIATGGSYHHFLAIEHQLKPLAGYFKAYTLPGNVYAHNDHFQNKQLTDEGIKQRLHELSDSVVTLSKSLDSKVIGAEQPVIPRQSLAQT; from the coding sequence TTGTCTAAAACGTTACTGACAGTGAAAGAAGCTGTTGGCCATATTCGCCGTCACCACGATCATGTAGAAGTGAATTTGATAAATTTGAAGGAATACCAGCTAGATTTTTGTGATGGTCGTGATCCCTCTGAATATGAAGGAGATTCGAAAAAAATAATTAAGGAAATCGTTGAAGCAGATGCGTTAATTGTAGGTACTCCCATTTATCGAGGATCAATCCCAGGTGCATTAAAAAATGTATTTGACCTTATTCCTAACACTGCATTAAAAGGGAAAGTACTGGCATTTATCGCAACAGGTGGGTCGTATCATCATTTTTTGGCAATTGAACATCAATTAAAGCCGTTAGCTGGTTATTTTAAAGCATACACCTTGCCTGGAAATGTGTATGCACATAACGATCATTTTCAGAATAAACAGCTTACTGATGAAGGTATTAAACAGCGGTTACACGAACTGAGTGATTCCGTCGTAACATTAAGTAAATCTCTTGACAGTAAAGTGATTGGTGCCGAACAACCAGTCATTCCGCGACAAAGTTTAGCACAGACATAA
- a CDS encoding YpjP family protein produces MKMWMKKLTVLLVTILTLGLYVPPIYINADVDLGKKDLEPSEDRPKQVDEEGIEDSITEENLILEDSNQLYLQELNHLAKDQVQAKLGTKISAKINNDVNQVVLPNLVMVLDKLYEEIGEDESQYLMVAEEPSAGYGERIFNLYNVKEKENVAKFHVNRLRRPQDGYYFQFHYHLQDDQFEEHFPIGEVYWGKDTPPKWMS; encoded by the coding sequence ATGAAAATGTGGATGAAAAAATTAACCGTTTTATTAGTGACAATATTAACACTTGGTTTATATGTCCCGCCTATCTATATTAATGCTGATGTAGATTTAGGCAAAAAAGACTTAGAGCCAAGTGAAGATCGGCCAAAACAAGTAGATGAAGAGGGAATAGAAGATTCGATAACAGAAGAGAATCTCATTCTTGAAGATTCGAATCAACTTTATCTGCAGGAATTAAACCACCTTGCCAAAGACCAAGTGCAGGCGAAGTTAGGCACCAAAATATCGGCAAAAATTAATAATGATGTGAATCAAGTAGTCTTACCAAACCTTGTAATGGTATTAGATAAATTATATGAAGAAATTGGGGAAGATGAAAGCCAATACTTAATGGTTGCCGAAGAGCCTTCTGCCGGATATGGTGAGCGTATTTTTAATTTATACAATGTGAAAGAAAAAGAAAATGTTGCTAAGTTTCATGTCAATCGATTAAGAAGACCGCAAGACGGTTATTATTTTCAATTTCACTATCATTTGCAAGACGATCAATTCGAAGAGCATTTCCCGATAGGAGAAGTTTATTGGGGAAAAGATACACCACCAAAATGGATGTCGTAA
- the metA gene encoding homoserine O-acetyltransferase MetA: MPIKVPDLLPAKSKLQEENIFVMDESRAFKQDIRPLKILILNLMPLKQQTETHLLRLLGNSPLQIEVGLLHTSTHTSRNTSVEHLKQFYKSIDDVKSNKYDGLIITGAPIEKLPYEEVNYWEELSQIMEWSKTNVTSTLHICWGAMAGLYYHHGVDKYMMPEKLSGIYTHTINDPREKLVSGFDEEFLVPHSRHADIRKEDIEKVPSLKILSESKQAGVYMIASTDGKQIFATGHPEYDALTLKKEFDRDTAAGLNPMIPENYYPDDDPNQAPKLRWRTHSNILISNWLNYYVYQETPYEL; encoded by the coding sequence ATGCCTATTAAAGTGCCGGATTTACTACCAGCTAAGAGTAAGTTACAAGAAGAGAATATTTTCGTTATGGATGAAAGTCGGGCATTTAAACAAGACATTCGGCCGCTTAAAATATTGATATTAAATTTAATGCCATTGAAGCAACAAACTGAAACACACTTATTACGATTATTGGGGAATAGCCCATTGCAAATAGAGGTAGGATTATTGCATACAAGCACACATACGTCTAGGAATACCTCAGTAGAGCATTTAAAGCAATTTTATAAATCAATTGATGATGTAAAGTCTAATAAATATGATGGTTTAATTATTACTGGTGCACCAATTGAAAAATTACCTTATGAAGAAGTGAATTACTGGGAAGAGCTGTCTCAAATTATGGAATGGAGTAAAACCAATGTAACCTCTACCCTGCATATTTGTTGGGGAGCGATGGCTGGTCTGTACTATCATCATGGTGTGGATAAGTATATGATGCCAGAAAAATTATCAGGTATTTATACACATACTATTAATGATCCTCGAGAAAAGTTAGTCAGTGGCTTTGATGAGGAGTTTTTAGTACCGCATTCACGTCATGCTGATATCCGTAAAGAAGATATCGAAAAAGTGCCAAGTCTGAAAATATTAAGTGAATCGAAGCAAGCGGGAGTATATATGATTGCTTCAACAGATGGTAAACAGATCTTTGCCACAGGGCACCCAGAATATGATGCTTTAACATTAAAGAAAGAGTTTGATCGTGATACGGCAGCGGGCTTGAACCCCATGATACCGGAAAACTATTATCCGGATGATGATCCAAACCAAGCTCCAAAATTACGCTGGCGCACACATTCCAATATATTGATCTCTAATTGGCTGAATTATTATGTTTATCAGGAAACGCCCTATGAATTGTAA
- a CDS encoding carboxymuconolactone decarboxylase family protein, with the protein MDNHEHVNYFDQSIADFKRGTRRMEEYLPEMTRGYFEFTEEAFKDGTIGKKEKQLMALAISIYAQDEYCIIYHSKGAVENGANEEELMETIAVSAALGGGAAFAQAVTLATDSYAHYQQKLH; encoded by the coding sequence ATGGATAACCATGAACATGTAAACTATTTTGATCAATCAATAGCAGATTTTAAACGTGGTACCAGAAGAATGGAAGAATACTTACCTGAGATGACAAGAGGATATTTTGAGTTTACCGAAGAGGCATTTAAGGACGGAACAATTGGTAAAAAAGAAAAGCAACTTATGGCGCTAGCGATCAGTATTTATGCCCAGGACGAGTATTGTATTATTTATCATTCAAAAGGTGCTGTAGAAAACGGTGCTAATGAGGAAGAATTAATGGAAACGATTGCTGTTAGCGCCGCACTAGGTGGAGGTGCAGCATTCGCCCAGGCAGTAACCCTCGCCACAGATTCCTATGCGCACTATCAGCAAAAATTACACTAA